From a single Apium graveolens cultivar Ventura chromosome 2, ASM990537v1, whole genome shotgun sequence genomic region:
- the LOC141701548 gene encoding uncharacterized protein LOC141701548: MNRNGLGNPVQLAVTDKENFASNSVGSQQSDIRRNSESSRTSTILSSRSHLTNSRSGKAQLNYSMQCNNIPILSCITKRSTPTKNISAYPASSNNTPIMSSRSHNASTCFGQAIMNHTLLSNNSPNISCLSNRTTTPSSVKS; this comes from the exons ATGAATCGTAATGGTCTGGGAAATCCAG TTCAGTTAGCAGTTACAGATAAAGAGAATTTTGCTTCAAATAGCGTTG GTTCTCAGCAAAGTGATATAAGAAGAAATTCAGAATCTAGCAGAACCTCTACTATACTATCATCGAGATCTCACCTTACCAATAGCC GCTCTGGTAAAGCTCAACTGAATTATAGTATGCAGTGCAATAACATCCCAATACTATCATGTATAACTAAGC GATCAACTCCTACCAAAAATATATCAGCATATCCCGCGTCAAGCAATAATACACCAATTATGTCATCGAGATCTCACAATGCCAGCACAT GCTTTGGTCAAgcgataatgaatcacacactgCTTTCCAATAACAGCCCAAACATATCATGTTTATCTAATC GTACCACTACGCCTTCAAGTGTCAAATCATAG
- the LOC141701557 gene encoding uncharacterized protein LOC141701557: MRQNSDMIDNRLPSHVADNRAAHGLGCAEAEPVDLPEIDLWDGYVDIGPPTSTCVKCGARMWNMEWNNKSNKNSSPTFSLCCKNGQVQLPPEKQPPEPLRSLIYGSDRTIHFKLNHRPYNSLFAMYYSGGKIDHKINNGGAPYCFTVKGQNLHLLGSMLPADGESPKYCNQFHTARGRFKDNDHDEFRLVLLSSQSESGRPNIIGPTDEVGGLIYVVDAFCAIEQYRLDWVTTHQTTIRSDLYTSIRDSLRKGNHDPNYVWKAVVLPESFTEFQKWGLPHMHMLIWLHPDSSTKTVAQIDALVSAEIPDKDTDPVGYATVSNYMIHGPCGVDNTYSPCMVKGRCTRHFPKRFNGNTYIDDCGFPIYGRRNTGRSIKKRCFLDNRLPIHLPGNKYVSFRTGTRLSEVVQQADSKRTKFEAWFKANKEFPAAQDFTYAEFPTHFTWLPRDCKWRPHQRGDVVVRLTKVHATGGDFLYLRMLLMRKKGCTSFDELRTVEGHVFESFKETCAVMGLLQNDS; the protein is encoded by the exons ATGAG GCAGAACTCTGATATGATCGACAATCGATTACCTTCTCACGTGGCTGACAATAGGGCTGCACATGGGTTAGGTTGTGCCG AAGCTGAACCCGTGGATTTGCCTGAGATTGATCTTTGGGATGGTTATGTTGATATTGGTCCACCAACCTCAACATGTGTTAAGTGTGGTGCCCGTATGTGGAACATGGAatggaacaacaaatccaacaaaaATAGTTCTCCTACCTTTTCTCTATGCTGCAAGAATGGACAGGTTCAGCTCCCACCTGAGAAACAACCTCCTGAGCCACTAAGATCATTAATATATGGAAGCGACAGGACAATCCACTTCAAGTTAAACCATCGTCCTTACAATTCATTATTTGCGATGTATTACAGTGGTGGTAAAATAGATCACAAAATTAACAATGGAGGAGCACCTTATTGCTTTACGGTCAAAGGTCAAAATCTTCACCTTCTTGGTAGTATGCTTCCGGCAGATGGTGAATCTCCCAAATATTGCAA CCAATTTCATACTGCACGTGGGCGCTTCAAAGACAATGACCATGATGAGTTTAGATTGGTTCTCTTATCTTCTCAATCAGAGAGTGGTCGTCCTAATATAATTGGACCAACAGATGAGGTTGGAGGTCTGATA TATGTCGTTGATGCCTTTTGTGCAATTGAACAATATCGGTTGGATTGGGTTACTACTCACCAAACAACTATAAGGTCAGATCTGTATACTTCTATCCGAGATTCTTTGCGTAAAGGTAATCACGATCCCAATTATGTTTGGAAAGCTGTTGTATTACCTGAATCCTTCACAG AATTTCAGAAATGGGGTCTTCCACACATGCATATGTTGATTTGGCTACACCCAGATTCTTCCACCAAAACAGTTGCTCAAATAGATGCTCTGGTCAGTGCTGAAATACCTGACAAAGATACAGATCCTGTTGGTTATGCCACTGTCAGCAATTACATGATTCATGGGCCCTGTGGAGTTGACAACACCTATTCACCTTGCATGGTTAAAGGAAGATGTACGAGACACTTTCCTAAAAG GTTCAATGGTAACACGTATATTGATGATTGTGGTTTTCCCATTTATGGCAGACGCAACACTGGTAGAAGTATAAAAAAAAGGTGTTTTTTGGATAATAG ATTACCTATTCATTTACCTGGAAACAAGTACGTCAGTTTTAGAACAGGTACAAGACTATCCGAAGTTGTTCAGCAAGCTGATAGTAAAAGGACAAAATTTGAGGCTTGGTTTAAAGCTAATAAAGAATTTCCAGCCGCTCAAGATTTTACCTATGCTGAATTTCCTACGCATTTTACGTGGCTACCCCGAGATTGTAAATGGAGACCTCACCAAAGAGGTGATGTAGTTGTCAGATTAACAAAAGTACATGCTACTGGCGGTGATTTTTTGTATCTCCGCATGTTACTTATGCGGAAAAAAGGTTGTACTTCATTTGACGAGCTAAGGACGGTTGAAGGTCATGTTTTTGAAAGTTTCAAGGAAACATGTGCTGTTATGGGGCTTCTTCAGAATGACAGTTAA
- the LOC141701561 gene encoding uncharacterized protein LOC141701561 produces the protein MQHRHGIESVDKCLRDIMAPIDPSRSSRPFGGITVVFGGDYRQTLSVIPKASRGETVRSTLNRSKLWDFCKVFTLRQNMRLHSGLSDERNKIIAEFAKWQLAIGDGKVHSITENPGDDGLVDFEIPEQFIVHRTNNPIQSLFDITYPDFLSNMSSYDYLRSRAILTPTNSLVDDINDFVIKKISGKTHTYFSQDSIDDNGGEDNDFDTAFLVEYLNSINIPCLPKHELLIKVGCTVMLMWNLNQIPGLCNGT, from the coding sequence ATGCAGCATCGGCATGGTATTGAGAGTGTTGataaatgtttaagagatattaTGGCTCCTATTGATCCCAGTAGATCATCAAGGCCATTTGGTGGAATAACTGTTGTATTTGGTGGAGATTATCGCCAAACACTATCGGTTATCCCAAAAGCTTCCCGAGGAGAGACAGTTAGATCAACACTGAATCGATCAAAGCTGTGGGATTTCTGTAAAGTCTTCACCTTACGTCAGAACATGAGACTTCATTCGGGACTTTCAGATGAGCGCAACAAGATAATTGCTGAATTTGCTAAATGGCAGCTTGCCATTGGAGATGGCAAGGTCCATAGCATTACTGAGAATCCTGGAGATGAtggtttggtagattttgaaatTCCAGAACAGTTTATTGTTCACAGAACAAATAATCCAATTCAGTCTTTATTTGACATAACCTATCCAGATTTTCTGTCGAACATGTCTTCTTACGATTATCTTAGATCCAGAGCAATCCTTACTCCTACAAACAGCCTGGTGGATGATATAAATGATTTTGTGATTAAGAAAATCTCAGGTAAAACTCATACCTATTTCAGTCAGGATTCCATAGATGACAATGGAGGGGAGGATAATGATTTTGATACTGCCTTTCTAGTAGAATACCTGAATTCAATTAACATACCGTGCTTGCCAAAGCATGAGTTACTGATCAAGGTTGGTTGTACCGTGATGTTAATGTGGAATTTAAATCAGATTCCTGGTTTATGTAATGGTACATGA
- the LOC141701568 gene encoding uncharacterized protein LOC141701568, which translates to MAMKKLPSRFVKRCGDHVPEHITVQLPNGYLYYCRFNKEGNKFENIGLFFQDFKNNEGVYALVYCRGSGIFTIFILDHNGMEIDYPSKKKVDSGPCLFERAVVNKKYLKAGDTLLFQLISKNEFVVSIFSRKRVERTFPISTGTDDPVIRTIHQNYNNRVFDVVLIRSNLDQNSHGVYIPPWIIPEDQEWVNINKVCLIMNRRSWKFRVVCIHSKPRFSGGWDKFMNESKLSVHDKLRFKMIQEDDVISFNVSVI; encoded by the exons ATGGCAATGAAG AAATTACCCTCGCGTTTTGTGAAACGTTGTGGAGATCATGTGCCCGAACATATTACCGTGCAACTGCCTAATGGATACCTGTACTACTGTCGTTTCAACAAAGAAGGAAATAAGTTTGAAAATATTGGTTTGTTTTTCCAAGATTTCAAAAACAATGAAGGAGTTTATGCACTGGTTTACTGTAGGGGTTCCGGGATTTTCACCATTTTCATACTTGACCATAATGGTATGGAGATTGATTATCCATCCAAAAAAAAAGTTGATTCTGGCCCCTGTTTATTTGAAAG AGCAGTCGTCAATAAGAAATATTTGAAAGCTGGTGATACTCTTCTCTTCCAACTGATTTCCAAGAATGAGTTTGTTGTTTCCATTTTCTCCAGAAAAAGAGTTGAAAGGACCTTCCCTATATCAACAGGCACTGATG ACCCTGTCATTCGAACAATTCATCAGAATTACAACAATCGAGTATTCGATGTTGTGCTCATACGATCAAATCTAGATCAGAATTCTCATGGAGTG TATATTCCACCATGGATAATTCCAGAGGATCAAGAATGGGTGAATATTAACAAGGTTTGTCTGATAATGAATAGACGCAGTTGGAAATTCAGAGTGGTTTGTATACATTCCAAGCCTCGATTTTCTGGTGGATGGGATAAGTTTATGAATGAAAGCAAACTCTCAGTGCATGATAAACTAAGATTTAAAATGATCCAAGAAGATGACGTCATTTCGTTCAATGTTTCTGTTATTTGA